Part of the Kushneria marisflavi genome, GGCGTGCCCCACCGATGCAGTTCGACGTTATCTTCCTCGTCCTGTCCGCCGGGAACACTGTCATGCGGCAGATTGGGAATGGCCGTGGCGATGGCTTCGAATTCAGCCTGCACCTGGGCAAGCTCGCGGCTGGCATTGTCGAGCTCATCTCCCAGATTGCCCACCTGTGCCAGCAGCGGCTCGATATCCTCGCCGCGTGACTTGGCCTGACCGATCTCTTTGGAGCGGGTATTACGCTCGTTCTGAAGTTCTTCGGTCCGGGTCTGAAGCTCCCGGCGGCGAGCCTCGAGCGTGCGGACCTGATCAACATCAAGGGCATAGCCGCGGCGGGCGAGCCTGGCGGCAACACTGTCAGGGTCGCTGCGCAGCAGTTTGGGATCGAGCATGACTATCCTGTCGGTTCGTGACAATAATGTCCGCCAATCGCAAGCGCGATGCGGAATCAAGATAAGGAACACATTGTAAAAAATAACGCTGCCCGACACTATTGGCCGACAGCCGACCACGACACTTTATCTGCCGCAGCTACATCACTGCCAGTGCATTATGCGCATACAGAACCACAATGGCGACCGCCGCCTGCCCGCCATGACCGGACAGTCCCTGTACACTGTCTGTAGATGGATTCGATCACGCAGGACATAGCACGCATCTGACAGACCATGGCCACAAGACCTGATCATGACCGAACAGCTTAAGACCCCAACGCTCGAGCAGTGCTATCAGCACTTTCTTGACACGCTTGATGCCCGCGGTTTCAAGGGTGATATCGCCGCCGATGATGCCAACCGCGTGGTGCTTGCCACCGACAATTCAATCTATCAGCGACTGCCTCAGGCCGTGGTTTATCCGCGAGATGGCGATGACATCACCCTGCTGGCGGGCCTTGCCGGTGAACCGGCCTTTCGTGAGGTTGTGCTCGCCCCTCGCGGTGGCGGCACAGGCACCAACGGACAGTCATTGACCGATGGGCTGGTGGTGGATGTCACACGCTATATGCACCACATCCTCGACATCGACGTGGACAACCGTCGAGTGCGGGTTCAGGCCGGCGTGGTCAAGGACCAGCTCAATGCCGCGCTCAAGCCCCATGGGCTATTCTTTGCCCCCGAGCTTTCGACCTCCAATCGCGCCACCATTGGCGGCATGATCAGTACCGATGCCTGCGGTCAGGGCTCGCGGGCTTACGGCAAGACGCGCCATCACGTCCTTGAACTCGATGTGGCGCTTCTGGGCGGCGAGCGTTTTATCAGCCAGCCGCTCGATGACAAAAGCCTTGAAGCGCAGTGCGCTCGTACAGACCGCATCGGTGACATATACCGCTGCGCCCGAGACATCATCGATACCCGCAAAGAGCAGATCGAGCAGGTCTTTCCCCCTCTCAACCGTAGCCTGACGGGCTATGATCTGGCGCACCTGCGCACCGACAGCGGTCTTTTCGATCTCAACAGCGTGCTGTGTGGCAGCGAAGGCTCATTGGGCTTTCTGATCGAAGCCACGCTCAATGTTCTGCCGTTGCCGAAATATTCGGCCCTGATCAACGTGCGCTACTCCGGCTTCATGGACGCCCTGCGTGATGCCCGTGCCCTGATGGGCAGTGATGACAGCGAGGACGCCCCCACATCGATTGAAACCATCGATGACCGCGTGTTGATGCTCGCCATGGAAGACATCATCTGGGATGGCGTCGCAGAATATTTCCCCGCCGGCGAGGAAGGCAGCGCGCCGGTCAGAGGGATCAATCTGGTGGAGTTCAACGATAACGACGAGGCTGCCCTTGAGCGTCGCATCAAGCGCTTTACAGACGCACTGGAGAAAAATCGGGACGTCGAGCGACTGGGCCATACCATCGCTCGGGGCCGCGAGCGCATTACCACCGTCTATGGCATGCGAAAGCGCGCTGTCGGACTTTTGGGTAATGTGCGCGGGGAGAAGCGCCCGATCCCCTTTATCGAGGACACCGCCGTCCCCCCAGAGCAGCTTGCTGACTATATCGGTGAGTTCCGCGCCTTGCTCGATGGTTACGGGCTCGAATATGGCATGTTCGGCCATGTCGATGCCGGTGTGCTGCACGTTCGACCGGCCATCGACATGAAAGACCCCGAGCAGGCGGCCCTGATTCGGCCGCTCTCCGATGAGGTTGTCGCCCTTACCCAGCGCTACGGCGGACTTCTATGGGGAGAGCACGGCAAGGGCGTGCGCTCGGAATATACCCCGGCCTTTTTTGGCGAGCTCTATCCGGCCCTGCAGCAGCTCAAGGGCGCTTTCGACCCGCACAATCAGCTCAATCCGGGCAAGATTGCCACGCCACCGCAGACGCAGGCCTCACTGCTCGCCGTGGATGGCGTGACCACCCGTGGTGAGCTGGATCGCACCATCGATGAGCGTGTGTGGCAGAGCTATCACAGCGCGGTCTACTGCAACGGCAACGGCGCCTGCTACAACTATGATCCCAACGACGCCATGTGCCCCTCCTGGAAGGCCACTCGCGAGCGCATCCACTCGCCCAAGGGTCGTGCCAGCCTGATGCGAGAGTGGCTGAGACGCGAACAGTCGGCCGGCCACGATGTGCTGGCCGAGGCTCAGGCCCTGCGACAGGCCAGTACCCTCCAGCGTCTGAAAACGCTGCCGGCGCGACTGGGACGCACTTTCAGCGGCAGTGATCGCTTCTCCGATGAGGTTCATGAGGCCATGGCCGGCTGTCTGGCTTGCAAGTCCTGCGCCGGGCAGTGTCCGGTGCGGGTCAATGTGCCGGATTTTCGCAGCCGTTTTCTGGAGCTCTACCATGGCCGACGCGTGAGGCCCTTGCGCGATCATCTGATTGCACGCATGGAAACCCTGATGCCACGGCTCAAACCCGTCGCGCCGCTATATAACGCCCTGCTACGCCAGAAGCCGGTACAGCACGTTATGGCCCGCTGGATCGGCATGGTGGATGCCCCGAGCTTTTCCCACAGCGATTTTCACAAGCAGCTCCACGCCTGGGGCATCAGCGAAGCAACTCCGGTCGCGCTGGGGCTTTTGAGCGAGCAACAAAAGGCACGCAGCGTGGTGCTGGTGCAGGATGCCTTCACCTCCTGGTTTGATGCTCGTGTGGCTCGGGAGATGATCGAATGTCTGAGTCTTCTGGGCATTCGTGTGTTCGTCGCGCCCTATCAGCCCAACGGCAAGCCCATGCACGTCCAGGGGTTCATGGGGGCATTTACCCGGGCTGCCAAACGCCAGGCCGAACACCTCCGAGCCTTGGCGCGTCTTGATGTGCCGCTGGTCGGTCTCGATCCGGCCATGACCCTGACCTACCGTCAGGAATATGTCGATGCTCTGGGTCAGGAGGCCGTGCCAGAGGTGATGCTGCCTCAGGAATGGCTGCTGTCCATGGCAGGCTCTCTGGCGCCCTCATCACTCAATGCCCCGGACGGCAGGAATACTCGCTACCGACTTTTGAGCCACTGCACCGAGAAAACCAACGCGCCCGGCAGCGCAAGGGCATGGCAGCAGGTATTCCAGGCTTTCGGGCTCGAGCTTGAGCTGGTGCCCACGGGTTGCTGCGGCATGTCCGGCACCTACGGACATGAAGCGCGCAACCTCGAGACGTCTCGCACCATTTACAGCCAGTCCTGGCAGCCACTGGTGGAGACTGATCAAACCAGCACTCGACTGCTGGCCACCGGTTACTCCTGTCGAAGTCAGGTCAAACGCTTTTCCAGCGTCACGCTTGAGCACCCTCTTCAGGCGCTGCTGGCGCATCTACGCTATCAACAAGCATCACGATAATGATCAATGGCCGCCAACTTAAGGCGGCCTCTTTTTTTGCCCGTTGCAACGTCTATCGCCTGCGGCTAGGCTGCGCCCTCATTATCGACCCCTATCGGAATCTTCCTGCATGGAAAACGCTGCGCTTTATCTGGCCTTGATCGGCCTGCTGTCCCTGATGTGCCAATGGGCGGCGTGGCGGGTTCATCTGCCTGCCATTTTGCCATTGTTGATTGTCGGCCTGATTGCCGGGCCCGTCACCGGCTGGCTTGATCCCGATGCCATTCTGGGGGAGTTGCTGTTTCCGCTCGTTTCGCTGTCGGTTGCCGTGATTCTTTTTGAAGGTAGTCTGACGCTCAATTACGAAGACCTGCGCGGTCACGGGCGCACCGTGATTCGCCTGATCACCTGGGGTGTCATCATCACCGGTTTGATCGGCACGCTGGCGGCCTGGTGGCTTCTCGACATGCCGCTCGAGATCGCCGCCGTGCTGGGGGGACTTCTGGTGGTAACCGGCCCCACCGTGGTCATTCCACTGTTGCAAACACTGCGAGCCAAGGCCAACCTTTCCCAGATTCTGCGCTGGGAAGGCATCCTGGTGGACCCGGTCGGCGCCCTGCTGGCGGTCCTGATCTATGAATTCGTGGCGATTGGCCAGGAAAACGGCGCGGCGTCGCACACCGTGTTGCTGTTTGGTCAGACCGTGGGGCTGGGTTTTAGCCTCGGCGCGCTAGGCGGCTGGCTCTGGGGACTGATCCTGCGCCATCACTGGCTGCCGCAGCGGCTGCACAATTTCGGCACCCTGATGATCATGCTGACGCTGTTTGCCGGCTCCAACGCGCTGTTTGAAGAATCCGGCCTTTTGACCGTGACGGTCATGGGCATCTGGCTTGCCAATATGCGCGGCATTCCGGTCCGACCCATCATCGAGTTCAAGGAAACCCTGACCGTTTTACTCGTGTCGGGGCTTTTCATCCTGCTGGCTGCGCGCATTTCCACCGAACAGTTGATGACGCTGAACTGGCCGGCCTGGGTCTTTCTGGGCGTGCTCATGTTTGTGGCCCGCCCGATCACTGTCTGGGTGTGTACCATTGGGACCGAGCTTCACTGGCGGGAAAAGGCGCTGCTGGCCTGGCTGTCGCCGCGCGGTATCGTGGCGGCCGCAGTAGCATCACTGTTTGCCATCAAGCTTGAAAAGGCCGGCGTCGAAGGCGCCGAGATGCTGGTACCGATTACCTTTCTGGTCATCATCGGTACCGTGGTGATCCAGAGTCTCTTTTCAAAGCCCATCGTCAGGGCCCTGAAGGTCAACGAACCGGAACCCACCGGCTTTCTCATCATCGGTGCCAATCCGGTTGCCCGCGCCATTGCCAGCGAACTGATGACGATGGGATGGACCGTTCGGCTGACCGACACCAGCTGGGATGCCGTGCAGGAAGCCCGCATGGCCGGCCTGCCGGTCTATTACGGCAATCCGCTGTCGGAACATGCGACCCAGCATCTGGAGCTGACCGGCATTGGCCGACTGCTGCCGCTATCGCCCTATCGCGAGCTCAACAATCTGGCCGCCCTGCACTTTGAACACATGCTCGGTCACGGCAATGTCTTTCGACTCGCCGAGGAGTCGAGCAAGCACGCCAAGCGCCAGCAGGATCGCGCTCTGGGGCATCTGCCCCGCCTGTTCGATAACGATGCCACCTTTGCAAAGCTTGCAAGCCTTGTGGCCAACGGCGCCGAACTACGAGTGGCGAAAATGACAGAGAACTTCGGGCTTGAAGAGTATCGCCGCATTCATGACGCCCGGCTGATGCCGCTGTTTTGCATTGGCGCCAACGGCCGCCTGCGTGTGGCGCATACCGATTCGCCCCTGGCGCCCAAATCAGGCGAGCGCGTGATCAGCCTGATCTATCCGGACTCCCCGGAAATGCAGCCGAACGAGCGCGAAGAGCGAGCCCGCGAGGAGCAGCGCGTGACGCCCACACGCAATGACAGCGGCAACCCGGGCCGACTTCCCTCCTGATCCAGCGCGGCGACAGGCACTCGCGCACATGGTTTAATATGCCTGTCCATCAAGCTCTGTGACACAAAAAAAGCCCCGCAATTTGCGGGGCTTTTTTCATGACGGCGACAAAACACTGCCGTTTATTCGATCATGCGCTCTCGGGACGTTTCTCGGTGGCAATGCCCTGCTCACGTGCCATGGCATAGGCCGCTCTGGGCCCGGTCCACAGTAGTGGTAACAACAGCAGGGAAACCGGCACGGCCGCAATGACGATGACGGACTGCAGCGCATTGATACCGCCCTGTCCCATCATCAGCAGCAGCGCTGCTACAACGCCAAAGGAGATGGCCCAGAAAATACGCACAAACGCCGAGGGTCGGGCATCACCGGTGACCGACATGGCAATGGCATAGGCCATCGAATCACCGGTCGTGGCCACAAAGATCGTCGTCAGCACCAGAAACGCCGGAACGATAATGAACGCCAGCGGCAGCTGGCTGGTCACCGCCAGCAGCGCGGCAGGCAGACCACCGGCCGTCAGGGAGTCCGATACGCTGCCCGGGTTTTGCAGCTCATAGAAAATGCCCGAGCCGCCAAGCGTCGCAAACCAGATATTGGTGGCGATCGGCGCGGTAATGGCCAGTGCAATGACCAGCTCACGCAGGGTTCTGCCCTTCGAGATGCGCGCCACAAACATGGCCATCGACGGCACGAAACTGATGAACCAGCCCCAGAAAAAGAGCGTCCACTGTCCCAGCCAGACCTCGTTTTCACTGCCGCGCAGTAGTGACATATCAATGAAATGATCCAGATAGCTGGCGAAGCCTTCCATCATGGAGTGAATGATGAACGTGCCGGGACCGGCCACCATGATCAACACAAACAGCGCCAGAACGATCCAGACGTTGCAGTTGGAAAGCCACTGGATGCCGCGGGAAAGCCCTGTGGCCGCCGACAGCGTATAGATCACGACCAGCCCACCCAGAATGGCCAGCTGCAGGACATAGCTGTCGGCCCAGCCAAACAGCGTATTGAAGGAGTAGGCAAGCTGGGTCGCCAGAAACCCGATAGGGCCGATGGTGCCGGCGGCGACGCCAAGAATGCAGATCACATCGGCCACGATTCCGAGCCAGTGCGTTTCCACCTTCTGTCCCAGAAAGGGATACAACAGCGCACGCGGGCGCAGCCGGATGCCGCCGTGATAGTGGGCATGAATCATGACCAGAGCTGACAGCGTGCCCAGACAGGCCCAGGCACTGAAGCCCCAGTGGAAAAAGGCCTGCGCCAGCGCCGGACCGATCGCCGACGATGTGCTGCTTTCAACGCCGTCAAAGGCCGGCGGCGTGGACATGAAGTGGTAGATGGGCTCGGCCGTCGACCAGAACACACCTCCACCACCCAGCAGCGCACAGAGGATCACGGCATGCCAGTTGAAGGTCGACATCGTAACTTCGCTGTCATTGCCACCCAGACGGACATCGCCGTAACGGGTCAACGCCAGCGCCAGCGCGATCACGAGATTGAGCAGCATCCAGAGCTGCCAGTAGGCACCAAACCAGTGGGTCGACCAGCCGAAGGCTGTATCGATCCAGCTACTGACTTTATCGATATCAATGAGTGCTGCGACCACAAACAGCACAAGCAGGCCGCCACTGAGTGCAAATACGATACGTTGACCGCGCACTCGAGCAGAGTCGGAAGAGGACATGAAGGAGGGTCACCATTGGAATCAAAGGTGCTCACCCTACCAATCGATTCCCCTCAGGTATATTCAAATTTCAAATCCGTCCATAATTGCCCGATCTCGGAGCGTCGGGCTTTCAACCGGCCTCTGGCCCGTGCGTCAGGCCCTCAATCTGGTAAGGTGTGCGCCATATCGCCCGGGCAACACGAAAGAGCACGTTGTTCCCTGGAACAATCAACAATACAGACCGGGAGTTGCTGCACATGCAAATTCTGATGGGACTGGTCGGCATCGTTTTCGTGCTGACCGTTGCCTTTATCTTTTCCGAAAATCGCCGCGCCATTCGTCTACGCACCGTATTCTGGGCCTTTGTACTGCAGGCCGGTTTTGCACTGTTCGTGCTTTATGTTCCGGTGGGCCAACACATTCTGATGGGCATGTCAGGCGGCGTTCAGGCCGTGATCGACAGCGCCGGCGACGGTATCTCCTTCCTCTTCGGCTCGCTGGCCGGTGGCAATAACGGGTTCATCTTTGCCATTCAGGTACTTTCGGTCATTGTCTTCTTCTCATCACTGGTTTCCGTACTGTATTACGTGGGTATCATGCGCTGGGTGGTCAATATTCTCGGCGGCGGCATTCAGAAGCTGATGGGCACCAGCCGACCGGAGTCCCTGTCAGCGGCGGCCAACATCTTTGTCGGCCAGACAGAGGCTCCCCTGGTAATTCGTCCCTTCATTGCCAACATGACCCGCTCCGAGCTTTTCGCGGTCATGGTTGGTGGTCTCGCAAGCGTGGCCGGTGGCGTGCTGGCAGGCTATGCCGCCATGGGGGTCAATCTTCAATATCTGATTGCGGCGTCTTTCATGTCGGCACCGGGCGGGCTTTTGATGGCCAAGATGATGCTGCCGGAAACCGAGACACCCCAGCACGATACCAACGTATCGACCGCTGAAAACGACGAAAAGCTGGCCAACGTCATCGACGCGGCGGCCACCGGTGCCAGCACCGGGGTGCAGCTCGCGCTCAACGTGGGCGGCATGCTGCTGGCCTTCGTCAGTCTGATCGCACTGGTCAATGCCATCCTCACCGGTATCGGCGGGCTGTTCGGCTTTGAAGACCTCACCCTTCAACTGATCCTGGGCTATATCTTCTCTCCCGTGGCCTGGCTGATCGGTGTTCCCTGGTCGGAAGCCGTTGCGGCCGGCAACTTCATCGGTCAGAAAACGATCCTCAATGAGTTCGTCGCCTTTGCCTCCTTTACAGGGTTTGAGGGCGATCTCAGCGAACATACGCAGGCCATTATCACCTTTGCGCTATGTGGCTTTGCCAATATTTCCTCCATCGCCATCCTGATGGGCGGTCTAGCCGTCATGGCGCCTTCACGGCGCGGTGATGTCGCTCGACTGGGGCCAAAGGCGATTCTGGCCGGCACCCTGTCCAACCTGATGAGCGCCTCGCTTGCAGGTCTGTTTTTATCGCTGTAACACGGCGATGCCACGACAGCATGTTTTCAGGTCACAGGACGTCATGACATGAGCAACGACGAACAGCGTCAGGCGCGCCACCAGCGCGCCATGGAGAAACTGAAAAGCCACGTGGATGAGCGGGTGGCCAACGCCAGTGAAGAACGCGGGCAGTTTCTGATTTTCACCGGCAACGGCAAGGGCAAGACCACCGCGGCCTGGGGCACGGTGACGCGCGCGCTGGGCTACGGCTATGGCGTGGGGGTCATTCAGTTCATCAAGGGTGAATGGGAGTGTGGCGAGCGAGCGCGCCTGCAGGAGGATCCAAACCTACAGGTCGCGACCATGGGCACCGGCTTTACCTGGGAGACCCAGAACAGGGAAACCGATCGTCAGGCCTGTGAGGCGGTCTGGCAGCACGCCAGCCGAATGTTGAGCGACCCGAATATCTATCTGGTCGTGCTCGACGAGATCACCTACATGCTTAAATTCGGCTATCTCGATATCGAATCGGTCAAGACCGCGCTGCAAAATCGCCCCGTCGAACAGAGCGTCATCGTGACTGGTCGCAATGCGCATCGTGAACTGATGGCCATGGCCGATACGATTACCGAAATGCAGGAGACCCGCCATGCCTTCAATAACGGTTTGAAGGCACGACGGGGACTCGACTACTAGACGCGGGCCTGGCAACAACAGGACCGTCTCGTCCAGTGCGGCGCCATTCCTGATGGCGCCGCTTACTTTTTCAGGTCAACCCACAGCGAGCCCATGAACGGGTCACTGATGTAGTGCTCGTTGATCTCTTCAAGCGTCCTTTGAGCATCGATATCCTTGAACCGGTCGGGATAGCTCCATTTGGCCATCTGTTCCAGCACCAGAATATTGAGCGGCGTGTTGATGAGATGGTGGTACAGCCCGTGCACTCGACCATTTTCAACAGCGCTCAAATGACCGATCAGCGGACGCTCAAGAATATGTTTGAGGGATTGCCGGGCCTCGCTTTCGCTGACATCCGGCCCCAGCACCAGACCATTGACCTGACGTAGATAGCCCCCACCGGTCGCGATATAAACCTCCGGATCGCGGGTCAGAACATATTCGGGATCAATACGCCCACTTTTGCCCTTGAGCACATCGGCGCCGATGTTATCCACGTTCAGGCGTTTGGCAAAATAGTCAAAGCTGCCTTGCCCGGGTGAATTGCAGCACTCGCCCATACCGGCATGGGCTTCAATCATGACCGTGGGCCTGTCGGCTTTCGATATCTGCCCGACCCGGTCCAGCACGGCCTGACGCTTTTGTTCATAAAAGCGGATATAGCGTTCTGCCTGATCTTCCCGACCAAGCAGAGTCCCCAGGGCCCGCAGGCTGGGTACGGTGTCATCCAGTGGGTCGGTTGCAAAATCAATGAACACGACCGGAATGCCGGCGGCGTCCAGTTGATGCATGAGCTCCTGTCCCTGAGAGACCGGAATCTGCGAGCGGCTCAGTACGACCGCGTCAGGGTTCATCGAGATGATCCTTTCCACCGAGATGCTGCCCGGACCCGGGCCATCCCCCACGATGGGCAAGTCATCAAGCTCGGGGGCACGCTTGTGGTAGATGTCATAAAGTTCGGGGGAGCGTTTCATGTCACTGCCCCAGCCCAGCAGCCAGTGGGCCGGGTTGGTGTCCAGCAACGACAATGCGATCAACTGGCGTCCCTCGGCCAGTACGATATGTTCCGCCGGTTTTTCAAGGGTGACATCCCGGCCTTCAATATCATGTACCGTAATGTCCGCCTGCGCCGAGAGTGAAAAAACACCCAGGGCGAGACCTGCAAGCCATCGTTTACTCACATGCATCCTGATGTATTGTCCTGACTGATCAAAAAACGGTAGCGTGATGCGGGACATTGCCCGCGGCGTTCATCATGATCCTGCAGCGATGATGAGGCAAATATCGCATCAAACGGCTGGGCTGCTTTCCCGACGCCAGCAGAAGATGTCTCTTGAAGAGCGTTGCACTTTACGTCACAGCCTCTTTACTATCTCGGACAGCATTCCCCCGGGGTCATTTCAGAATCCTTTTGACACCATCATCGCACCTTGATGGCGCAGATGATGCCCTTGCATGGAGCTTCAGCCAAATGTCCGTTTCAAAGCGTTTTCCTGCACTCCTGGCACTGCTGGCCATGAGCCTTCCCGTATTGCCTGCTGCGGCTGCCGAGAGCACCCCATCCCGACAAATCGAGGTTCAGGCCAGCGCCAGCATTGATGTGTTGCCTGACCGCGCGACCCTCAATGCGGTGCTGGTTGAGGCAACCCCTCTGGTCGAGATGGGCAGCAAGCGCGATGGAGATGACACGACAGAGGCACGCAAGAAGCTGGAAAAGCGCAGCACGGCATTGATCAAGGCCTTAAACAGGATGGGGGTCGACAGTGACCATCTTCATGCCGGCAATCTGAGCGTCTACAACGAGCAGCAGCTGCAGGGTAATGACCAGGCCGCTCCCCTGAAAGAGCGTGTGGTCATCGAGCGCAATCTGGATATCGACATCAACGACCTGAGCGCCCTGCCCGGGATTATCGATGCCCTGTTTGCCAACGGCATCGACCGCCTGGAGGGCATTCGCTACGACGTCAGCGATCGTGAAGCCGTTGAAGACAAGGCACTTGAACAGGCGCTGGCACGTGCGCACCAGAAGGCAGAACTGATGGCGAGCGCCCTGTCCGTGACACTGGGCGACGTTGAGCGCATCCAGGAAACCCGCTCACCGGTTCTGCGCCCAATGATGATGGCCTCGGCACGCACCGAACAGGCCGACAGCGCGACATATACACCGGGCACCATCAGCGTGGATGCCGGTGTACTGGTCAACTGGTCCCTTGATACATCAGCCGACAAGGCGCGGCCATGAGTCGTCAGTATGCCGTGATTGGCCTTGGGTACTTTGGCATGACAGTGGCCCTTGAACTGGTGCGCCAGGATCATGAGGTCCTGGGCATCGACCATGATGAGGGCCGGGTGGACTCTCTTGCCAACCAGCTGACGCATACGGTCATTGCCGACCCAAAGGATGAGCGAGCGCTTGATGAACTGGATTTGCACAGATTCGATGCGGTACTGATCGATCTGGATACCATAGAGAGCAGCATCCTGTGCGCCATGCACGTCAGTGGACGAAAGGTGCAGGAGCTTTGGGTCAGGGCACTATCCGATGATCATTACAAGCTGCTGGAGCATCTGGGCGTCAACCATATCGTCTATCCAGAGCA contains:
- the cobO gene encoding cob(I)yrinic acid a,c-diamide adenosyltransferase, coding for MSNDEQRQARHQRAMEKLKSHVDERVANASEERGQFLIFTGNGKGKTTAAWGTVTRALGYGYGVGVIQFIKGEWECGERARLQEDPNLQVATMGTGFTWETQNRETDRQACEAVWQHASRMLSDPNIYLVVLDEITYMLKFGYLDIESVKTALQNRPVEQSVIVTGRNAHRELMAMADTITEMQETRHAFNNGLKARRGLDY
- a CDS encoding cation:proton antiporter yields the protein MENAALYLALIGLLSLMCQWAAWRVHLPAILPLLIVGLIAGPVTGWLDPDAILGELLFPLVSLSVAVILFEGSLTLNYEDLRGHGRTVIRLITWGVIITGLIGTLAAWWLLDMPLEIAAVLGGLLVVTGPTVVIPLLQTLRAKANLSQILRWEGILVDPVGALLAVLIYEFVAIGQENGAASHTVLLFGQTVGLGFSLGALGGWLWGLILRHHWLPQRLHNFGTLMIMLTLFAGSNALFEESGLLTVTVMGIWLANMRGIPVRPIIEFKETLTVLLVSGLFILLAARISTEQLMTLNWPAWVFLGVLMFVARPITVWVCTIGTELHWREKALLAWLSPRGIVAAAVASLFAIKLEKAGVEGAEMLVPITFLVIIGTVVIQSLFSKPIVRALKVNEPEPTGFLIIGANPVARAIASELMTMGWTVRLTDTSWDAVQEARMAGLPVYYGNPLSEHATQHLELTGIGRLLPLSPYRELNNLAALHFEHMLGHGNVFRLAEESSKHAKRQQDRALGHLPRLFDNDATFAKLASLVANGAELRVAKMTENFGLEEYRRIHDARLMPLFCIGANGRLRVAHTDSPLAPKSGERVISLIYPDSPEMQPNEREERAREEQRVTPTRNDSGNPGRLPS
- the ydiJ gene encoding D-2-hydroxyglutarate dehydrogenase YdiJ — translated: MTEQLKTPTLEQCYQHFLDTLDARGFKGDIAADDANRVVLATDNSIYQRLPQAVVYPRDGDDITLLAGLAGEPAFREVVLAPRGGGTGTNGQSLTDGLVVDVTRYMHHILDIDVDNRRVRVQAGVVKDQLNAALKPHGLFFAPELSTSNRATIGGMISTDACGQGSRAYGKTRHHVLELDVALLGGERFISQPLDDKSLEAQCARTDRIGDIYRCARDIIDTRKEQIEQVFPPLNRSLTGYDLAHLRTDSGLFDLNSVLCGSEGSLGFLIEATLNVLPLPKYSALINVRYSGFMDALRDARALMGSDDSEDAPTSIETIDDRVLMLAMEDIIWDGVAEYFPAGEEGSAPVRGINLVEFNDNDEAALERRIKRFTDALEKNRDVERLGHTIARGRERITTVYGMRKRAVGLLGNVRGEKRPIPFIEDTAVPPEQLADYIGEFRALLDGYGLEYGMFGHVDAGVLHVRPAIDMKDPEQAALIRPLSDEVVALTQRYGGLLWGEHGKGVRSEYTPAFFGELYPALQQLKGAFDPHNQLNPGKIATPPQTQASLLAVDGVTTRGELDRTIDERVWQSYHSAVYCNGNGACYNYDPNDAMCPSWKATRERIHSPKGRASLMREWLRREQSAGHDVLAEAQALRQASTLQRLKTLPARLGRTFSGSDRFSDEVHEAMAGCLACKSCAGQCPVRVNVPDFRSRFLELYHGRRVRPLRDHLIARMETLMPRLKPVAPLYNALLRQKPVQHVMARWIGMVDAPSFSHSDFHKQLHAWGISEATPVALGLLSEQQKARSVVLVQDAFTSWFDARVAREMIECLSLLGIRVFVAPYQPNGKPMHVQGFMGAFTRAAKRQAEHLRALARLDVPLVGLDPAMTLTYRQEYVDALGQEAVPEVMLPQEWLLSMAGSLAPSSLNAPDGRNTRYRLLSHCTEKTNAPGSARAWQQVFQAFGLELELVPTGCCGMSGTYGHEARNLETSRTIYSQSWQPLVETDQTSTRLLATGYSCRSQVKRFSSVTLEHPLQALLAHLRYQQASR
- a CDS encoding NupC/NupG family nucleoside CNT transporter, which produces MQILMGLVGIVFVLTVAFIFSENRRAIRLRTVFWAFVLQAGFALFVLYVPVGQHILMGMSGGVQAVIDSAGDGISFLFGSLAGGNNGFIFAIQVLSVIVFFSSLVSVLYYVGIMRWVVNILGGGIQKLMGTSRPESLSAAANIFVGQTEAPLVIRPFIANMTRSELFAVMVGGLASVAGGVLAGYAAMGVNLQYLIAASFMSAPGGLLMAKMMLPETETPQHDTNVSTAENDEKLANVIDAAATGASTGVQLALNVGGMLLAFVSLIALVNAILTGIGGLFGFEDLTLQLILGYIFSPVAWLIGVPWSEAVAAGNFIGQKTILNEFVAFASFTGFEGDLSEHTQAIITFALCGFANISSIAILMGGLAVMAPSRRGDVARLGPKAILAGTLSNLMSASLAGLFLSL
- a CDS encoding ABC transporter substrate-binding protein, whose amino-acid sequence is MSKRWLAGLALGVFSLSAQADITVHDIEGRDVTLEKPAEHIVLAEGRQLIALSLLDTNPAHWLLGWGSDMKRSPELYDIYHKRAPELDDLPIVGDGPGPGSISVERIISMNPDAVVLSRSQIPVSQGQELMHQLDAAGIPVVFIDFATDPLDDTVPSLRALGTLLGREDQAERYIRFYEQKRQAVLDRVGQISKADRPTVMIEAHAGMGECCNSPGQGSFDYFAKRLNVDNIGADVLKGKSGRIDPEYVLTRDPEVYIATGGGYLRQVNGLVLGPDVSESEARQSLKHILERPLIGHLSAVENGRVHGLYHHLINTPLNILVLEQMAKWSYPDRFKDIDAQRTLEEINEHYISDPFMGSLWVDLKK
- a CDS encoding BCCT family transporter, whose protein sequence is MSSSDSARVRGQRIVFALSGGLLVLFVVAALIDIDKVSSWIDTAFGWSTHWFGAYWQLWMLLNLVIALALALTRYGDVRLGGNDSEVTMSTFNWHAVILCALLGGGGVFWSTAEPIYHFMSTPPAFDGVESSTSSAIGPALAQAFFHWGFSAWACLGTLSALVMIHAHYHGGIRLRPRALLYPFLGQKVETHWLGIVADVICILGVAAGTIGPIGFLATQLAYSFNTLFGWADSYVLQLAILGGLVVIYTLSAATGLSRGIQWLSNCNVWIVLALFVLIMVAGPGTFIIHSMMEGFASYLDHFIDMSLLRGSENEVWLGQWTLFFWGWFISFVPSMAMFVARISKGRTLRELVIALAITAPIATNIWFATLGGSGIFYELQNPGSVSDSLTAGGLPAALLAVTSQLPLAFIIVPAFLVLTTIFVATTGDSMAYAIAMSVTGDARPSAFVRIFWAISFGVVAALLLMMGQGGINALQSVIVIAAVPVSLLLLPLLWTGPRAAYAMAREQGIATEKRPESA
- a CDS encoding SIMPL domain-containing protein — protein: MSVSKRFPALLALLAMSLPVLPAAAAESTPSRQIEVQASASIDVLPDRATLNAVLVEATPLVEMGSKRDGDDTTEARKKLEKRSTALIKALNRMGVDSDHLHAGNLSVYNEQQLQGNDQAAPLKERVVIERNLDIDINDLSALPGIIDALFANGIDRLEGIRYDVSDREAVEDKALEQALARAHQKAELMASALSVTLGDVERIQETRSPVLRPMMMASARTEQADSATYTPGTISVDAGVLVNWSLDTSADKARP